The window GTTGGTCCGGACTTTTGCATTTCGCGAGAGCCGGTCGAACTCTTACCTCAAAAAGCCGAAATCGTTGTGCAAATCGACGGCGAAGACCACGTTTACCCAGTGTATCTACCCAAAGGCATGTCTGCCGCGTCTCAGAAATCGATGATTGAACTGCTATCCAACGCGCCTATTGTTGCGAGCTGATTAGTGCTTCCAAAAGTACGACGATTGTAAGTGCCGCAATCGTGAAGCTACAGCGCCGCGGCGCTTTCGTACGTCCGGCCGCCGCCGGCACAATCTGCCTGTTGCAAGGCAATTTGATAGAGTTTTTGCCCGTACGGCGTGGGGTACTCGCCGGTAATGCAGGCCTGGCAAAGCTGATCGGAATCGAACCCAATGGCCCGGGCGATCGATTCCACCGGCAAATAGCGGAGCGAATCGGCCCCCAACCGTTGGGCCATGGCGGCTTCAGCTTCTTCCGTCAATTGACCGTCTCGCAAAAACGGCGGGGCAAATAGTTCGCCAATCGTCGACATGTCGATGCCATAAAAACAGGGCGCAATAATCGGCGGGCAAGCGACCCGCACGTGAATTTCGCGTGCTCCGCCCATTTCTCGCAGGCGATGAATCAGCACCTTCATGGTCGTGGAGCGGACAATGGAATCTTCGACCAAAATCACACGCTTGCCTTCCAAAACTTCCCGCAGCGGCGTGTATTTGGTTTCGGCCTTTTGCCGCCGGCTGTTTCCTCCTTCGATAAACGTGCGGCCGGTGTAGCGATTGCGAATTAGCCCCTCCACGGCCGGCACGCGCAACCCATAGGCCATGGCATCGGCCGCCGCTTTGCTAGTATCGGGCACGGGCACCACGACGGTGTCTTTGTCGATTTTCAGCGTTTCCAGGCGCGCTAATTCTTCGCCCAAATGCTTGCGCGTTAAATACACGCTGCGCTCGTCCATCGTGCTGGCCACGTTGGCAAAATAAATCCATTCGAAAAAGCAATGTGCCTTGCGCGGCTGCCGGGCAAAGGTGTGCAACTCGAACCGTGACGGCGAAATGGAAATCATTTGCCCGGGCAACAACGATTTGATGCTTTCCGCCTGAAAGCCCAAATTCAACAATGCCACGCTTTCACTGGCCGCGGCAAATAGCGGGCCTTCCTTGGCGTAACATAGCGGACGGATTCCCAGCGGATCGCGCACCACCACCATTTCCCCCACAGCGTTTAAGAACACCAGGTTGTACGCCCCGTCAAACCGCCGCGCTACGTTGCGAAACACATCGACCAAGTCGGGCTGCCCGTCGCCGGAAAGCTCCCGGCTGATTTCGTGCATGATAATTTCGGTGTCGTTCTCGCGGGCCAAGTGATTATCGCCATCGGCCAGCAGTTTGGCCTGCAATTCGCGAAAGTTGGCCAACTGCCCGTTGAAGCCAAAGCTGAACCATTTGTGCCGCTGCAAATGATGCCGCTCGAACGGCTGGGCGTAATTGCGGTCGTCTTCCCCGCAAGTGGCGTAGCGCACGTGTCCAATGGCCGCCCGACCGGCGTATTGGCTCATCAAGCTTTCGTACTTGCCTCGGTGGCTCATGCGGAACACTTCGCTGACGCTGCCCACGTCTTTGTGCGTTTCTAGAAGCTGCCGGCGATCGGGGTCGTACGTGGTCATGCCCGCGGAAAGCTGGCCCCGGTTTTGAATATCCAAGAGCATCCGCGGCATTAACCGAGAGATTTCACCCGGACCCTGCGCCGGGCACAAGGGACTGGAAGCCGCGGCTGGCAAGTGATAGATCGCCGCCAAACCACATTCATGATGCAATTCGCTCATGGCACCCCGGGGATGAAAACGTAGGAAAGATGAATCAAGGGCTGGCGAAAAATTCGTGGGCACTGCATTGTACGGCTGCGAACGTGTTTGCTCAACAACGTGTCAAAACCACTCAAATCGGCCGTTAATTGCGTCAGTCTTTCTGCTTCCGTATAGGAACGGTATGTTATCGTGGCAGTTACTTCGATGTTCAATTTGACTCCAGCTTTTCCTCACTGGCCAGTGCGACCACCCACCGACTCCTGATTCTTGAACCCTGATCACAACTCCGGTTTCTCCACTAACTTCTCCCCCTAACCACTAATCACTAGCCACTAGCCACTTCCCCCATGCCCGACATTCTCCGCCAAGAAATTGCAGCCGCCGCCAACACTTGGGTGGTTAAAGTTGGCACGCGCGTGCTGACCACCGACGATGGCCTGCTCAATCAGGATCGCGTGGCGGCTTTGGCGGAAGAATTGCATTTGCTGATGCAGGCCGGGCGAAAAGTTTGCTTGGTTAGCTCCGGGGCCGTGGGCGCAGGCTTGGGACGGCTGGGCCTGAAAAAACGTCCCACCGATTTAGCCCGGCTGCAGGCCGTGGCCGCCGTGGGGCAAACCGCGCTGGTGGAAGCGTACGATCGCAATTTGAAAGCACACGGCCGCCACGCCGCGCAAATTCTGTTGACGGCCGACGATTTAGACAATCGGGCCCGCTATCTCAACATTCGCAACACCATTCTCACGCTGCTGGAGCTGGGCGCCGTGCCCATCATCAACGAAAACGACACGGTCAGCACCGAAGAGCTGCAAACCACCTTCGGCGATAATGACAGGCTGGCGGCCATGGTCACCAATCTGATTCGCGCCCCCCTGCTCGTGCTCCTCTCCGACGTGGCGGGATTATTCGATGGCGATCCGGCCCATCCGAACTCGCGAGTCATTCCCACCGTGGCTAAGCTGGACGACGATATTTTTTCGCTCGTCCGAGATAAAACCACCGGCATCAGCAAAGGGGGCATGGCCAGTAAGCTCGAAGCGGCACGGCTGGCAACCACCGCCGGGGAAAACGTCATCATCGCCAGCGGCAAGCAACGGGACGTGTTGCAACAAATTCATACCGGCGAGAGCGTGGGCACTTTGTTTCTGGCGCAAGGGCAGGCCGTGGCATCCTGGAAGCGTTGGATTGGCTTCACCGCCCAGCCGCGTGGCACCCTGGTGGTGGATGACGGCGCCCGAACCGCCATCCAGCGGCAGGGAAAAAGCTTGCTGGCCATTGGCATTGCCGCGGTGGAAGGGACGTTCCGCAAAGGCGACGTGGTGGCCATTCGCGATGCCGCCGGCGTCGAGTTCGCCCGCGGTTTGTCCAATTACTCCGCCGCTGATGTGGAGCGAATTCAGCGCCTGAAGACCGATCAAATCGCTACAGCCCTGGGCCATTGTCCCTACGATGAAGTCATTCATCGCGACAATATGGCCGTCACCGCAAACAGCGCAGCAGGCGGAAAGCAGAAAGCAGAATGATAATCTGCTATATTCTGCCTTCCGCCTGCTGCCCTCTGCCTGGGGAGATTCCGTTTTGCTCGGCACGCTGTTAATCATCCTGCTGCTGATTGTCGCCAACGGCTTTTTCGTCGCCGCGGAAATTGCCATTATCGCCGCACGCAAAGGACGGCTGGAACAAATGGCCGACGAAGGCAGCCACGCCGCCAAATTGGCCCTGGGCTTAGCCGGCGACCCCAACCGTTATTTGCCCACCGTGCAGTTGGGCATCACGCTGGTGAACACGTTCGTGGCGGTGTTTGGCGGCGAGGAATTAGTGAATCCGCTGGCGGAAATCATAGCCAAAATTCCGCTCGATTTTATCGCCCATCATGCGCATTCCATTTCGCTGGTAATCATCGTGGTGGGACTTACCTTTTTCTCGCTTTTGCTCGGCGAACTGGTGCCCAAGCAACTAGCCCTGCGACGGGCGGAATTGCTGGCCCGGTTAGTCGCCCCGGCGCTGCATTGGCTTTCGATTATCGGTCGACCATTTGTCTGGCTGATGGGCCGCGCCAGCGACGCCGTGCTATTTGTGCTGCGGGCCGGCAAACCTGCGACGGACGAGCCTACCGTGTCGCTGGTCGATATTGAGCACATGATCGAAACCGGCATGCAAGAGGGCGTATTGGAATCGGTCGAGCAGCGGGTGGCCATGGAAGCGCTGCGATTGGGGGAGCGCACCGTGCGCGATGTCATGCGGCCGCGCATCGATTTAGATGCACTCGATGTCAACACGCCGGCCGAGGAAGTCATTGGCGCCGTGGCCATGGCTGGCTTTTCCCGCCTGCCGGTTTACGAAGCGGATTTAGATCACGTCATCGGCTTTGTGCACATCAAAGATTTATTCCGCCAACTGCACTTGGGCTGGGAAATCGAGCTGCGCAAGCTGCTCAAGCCGGCGCTGTTTGTGCCCGAATCGATGCCGCTGGATCGGTTGTTGGAATTGTTTCAAGAGCAGCACAACCAATTGGCCGTGGTGCTGGACGAATACGGCGGCACCGAGGGCATGGTCACACTGGAAGACGTCATCGAAAAGCTGGTGGGCGAAATCCGCGAAGGGCACCGTTACGATCAGCAGCAAATGTTCGTGGAGCGCGGCAGCGGCACGTGGCTGGTCGACGGCACGTTTGGCGTTGCCGATTTAATCGAACGCCTCAATTTGCGAATCGACAATGACGAGCCGCGCAGCTACAGCACCATTTCTGGCTTGATCATGCACGTGCTAGGCCGCATTCCCACCGTCGGCGACACCACGCAGTGGCACGGCCTGAACTTCGAAGTGGTCGACATGGACGGCCAGCGCATCGATCGGGTGTTAATTAGCCGGCAACCGCCGCAGGCCGAGCCGGCATCTTGAATGTCTAATGACGAATGTCGAATGAAGCGCGAATGTCGAATCAGGTGCGGATAACGAAGCCCAAATGATTTTCGTCATTCGGATTTCGTCATTCATTAGACATTCGTCATTAGTGATTCGTCATTTTATCGTCGTCATTATTTCACGTGCACTTCAAACGGCAGTGCGTACACCGCCGGTTCGGAGAACAACTGCACGAGCGCTTCGGCCTGGGAAATCTGCTTGAGCAGTTGGCCAGTAACGCTCAGGCTGGACGACGGTAAAAACTTCGCTTCGGATTGCATCAGCGGTCCGCCCATCAATTCCTCCAAGAATGAACGGGGCTTGGGCAACAGCAGCCGCTCCACCTTTTCGTCGCCTTTCAGGCCGGCCAGCTTCTTGGCTTCGTTCACGGCGTCGTCCAGCGTGCCCAGCTCGTCCACCAGCTTGCTCTGCTTGGCCATGCGGCCGGAGTACAAGCGTCCGCCGGCTAAAGATTCCAAATCTTTGAGCGACAAATTCCGTCCCTGGGCTGCCTTTTCCGTGAACTGGCGGTAGCAATCTTTCATGGAGCGCATGATAACTTCACGCTCCGAATCGCTAAACGGCTCCTCGGAAGACATCCAGCCGTTGTTCTTGCCACGGCTGATGCTATCGGTCGATATGCCGATTTTGTCGAATAACCCTTTCAGCGCCAATTTTCCCCCCACGACGCCAATCGAGCCGGTCAGTGTTCCCGGCTCCGCGAAAATTTTGTTGCAACCCATCGAAATATAGTAGCCGCCGCTGGCTGCAATATCGCCCATGCTGGCCACGATGGGTTTTTTCGCTTTAATGCGCGTGATTTCCCGCCACATCAGGTCGCTGGCCATGGCCGATCCGCCAGGGCTGTCAACCCGCAGCACAATGCCGACCACCTTCGAATCTTTTTCCGCGTCACGCAGGGCCTTAATGATGGTTTCGCTCCCCAGCCGCTCGCTCATCATGCCGCCTTTGCTTTCCCCGGTATTGATTTCGCCCACGCAGTACACCACGGCAATTTTCTGTGCGGAACTGGCCTTGCCGCGGGGCTCGCCGCCAGAAATCAGCTCAAACATTTTCATGAAGCCCGCGAAGCCCGACATGTCTTCCTCTTCCAGTTGCTGCTTGCCGTAATCTTCGGCCAGCACCACTTCCTCCACGTGTTGCTTCTGCGCCAGGTCTTTGCGAAATTCGTCCAGGTACGCCACCTGGTCGATCAATCCCACTTCCTTGGCGCGGTCGGCCGTGAACAAGCCCTCGTCGATAACGTCTTTTACCTTGCCGGCATCCAGCTTCCGCTCGGTCGAGACAATTTCCACCAGTTGCTGGTAATAATCGTCGACGACTTTTTCCGTTTGTCCGCGGAACTCGGGGCTCATTTTTTCGCGCGTCAGCGGTTCATCCGCCCCTTTGTAATCGCCCATTTGCAGCATGTCGGCCTTAATGCCCAGCTTGTCGAGCAAACCCTTGAAGTACGTAATTTCCAGCCGCACGCCGGAAACCGTGAGCTCGCTTACCGGCGGCATAATAATTTGATCGC of the Pirellulales bacterium genome contains:
- a CDS encoding hemolysin family protein; amino-acid sequence: MLGTLLIILLLIVANGFFVAAEIAIIAARKGRLEQMADEGSHAAKLALGLAGDPNRYLPTVQLGITLVNTFVAVFGGEELVNPLAEIIAKIPLDFIAHHAHSISLVIIVVGLTFFSLLLGELVPKQLALRRAELLARLVAPALHWLSIIGRPFVWLMGRASDAVLFVLRAGKPATDEPTVSLVDIEHMIETGMQEGVLESVEQRVAMEALRLGERTVRDVMRPRIDLDALDVNTPAEEVIGAVAMAGFSRLPVYEADLDHVIGFVHIKDLFRQLHLGWEIELRKLLKPALFVPESMPLDRLLELFQEQHNQLAVVLDEYGGTEGMVTLEDVIEKLVGEIREGHRYDQQQMFVERGSGTWLVDGTFGVADLIERLNLRIDNDEPRSYSTISGLIMHVLGRIPTVGDTTQWHGLNFEVVDMDGQRIDRVLISRQPPQAEPAS
- the proB gene encoding glutamate 5-kinase, producing the protein MPDILRQEIAAAANTWVVKVGTRVLTTDDGLLNQDRVAALAEELHLLMQAGRKVCLVSSGAVGAGLGRLGLKKRPTDLARLQAVAAVGQTALVEAYDRNLKAHGRHAAQILLTADDLDNRARYLNIRNTILTLLELGAVPIINENDTVSTEELQTTFGDNDRLAAMVTNLIRAPLLVLLSDVAGLFDGDPAHPNSRVIPTVAKLDDDIFSLVRDKTTGISKGGMASKLEAARLATTAGENVIIASGKQRDVLQQIHTGESVGTLFLAQGQAVASWKRWIGFTAQPRGTLVVDDGARTAIQRQGKSLLAIGIAAVEGTFRKGDVVAIRDAAGVEFARGLSNYSAADVERIQRLKTDQIATALGHCPYDEVIHRDNMAVTANSAAGGKQKAE
- the sppA gene encoding signal peptide peptidase SppA, producing MHLRRIGYLAVVCVFLATRLAGAADEKAASDKSEKAADKSKSKLTLASFMLDESYPEGPTQPGIFGEMQPNLGRLMERMNKAADDDKIYGIVIHINDADLGRGKVDELRAVIAHARKAGKKVYADLYETRSAGYLLACACDQIIMPPVSELTVSGVRLEITYFKGLLDKLGIKADMLQMGDYKGADEPLTREKMSPEFRGQTEKVVDDYYQQLVEIVSTERKLDAGKVKDVIDEGLFTADRAKEVGLIDQVAYLDEFRKDLAQKQHVEEVVLAEDYGKQQLEEEDMSGFAGFMKMFELISGGEPRGKASSAQKIAVVYCVGEINTGESKGGMMSERLGSETIIKALRDAEKDSKVVGIVLRVDSPGGSAMASDLMWREITRIKAKKPIVASMGDIAASGGYYISMGCNKIFAEPGTLTGSIGVVGGKLALKGLFDKIGISTDSISRGKNNGWMSSEEPFSDSEREVIMRSMKDCYRQFTEKAAQGRNLSLKDLESLAGGRLYSGRMAKQSKLVDELGTLDDAVNEAKKLAGLKGDEKVERLLLPKPRSFLEELMGGPLMQSEAKFLPSSSLSVTGQLLKQISQAEALVQLFSEPAVYALPFEVHVK
- a CDS encoding amidophosphoribosyltransferase, whose product is MSELHHECGLAAIYHLPAAASSPLCPAQGPGEISRLMPRMLLDIQNRGQLSAGMTTYDPDRRQLLETHKDVGSVSEVFRMSHRGKYESLMSQYAGRAAIGHVRYATCGEDDRNYAQPFERHHLQRHKWFSFGFNGQLANFRELQAKLLADGDNHLARENDTEIIMHEISRELSGDGQPDLVDVFRNVARRFDGAYNLVFLNAVGEMVVVRDPLGIRPLCYAKEGPLFAAASESVALLNLGFQAESIKSLLPGQMISISPSRFELHTFARQPRKAHCFFEWIYFANVASTMDERSVYLTRKHLGEELARLETLKIDKDTVVVPVPDTSKAAADAMAYGLRVPAVEGLIRNRYTGRTFIEGGNSRRQKAETKYTPLREVLEGKRVILVEDSIVRSTTMKVLIHRLREMGGAREIHVRVACPPIIAPCFYGIDMSTIGELFAPPFLRDGQLTEEAEAAMAQRLGADSLRYLPVESIARAIGFDSDQLCQACITGEYPTPYGQKLYQIALQQADCAGGGRTYESAAAL